GCACCTCGACCTCGAGCGCGCAAGTCGACGGGCAATCATGCGGGCAAGCCGAATGGCCGATCCGGATGGGCTGCGGCAGCGGGCGAACGGTCTGATTCATGGTGCGGACCCAAGATAGCCCAACTATGGACCGTTGTCCCGCATCCTCGAACACCCTTCCTTTTGCCTGACACCGACCAGGCGATAGCGGGATCACTCCGGCGGGCGCGACGCCACATATGCCGCGATCGCCAGCATGTCGTCGTTGCTGAGCTTCTCGACCACCTGCCGCATCAATGCGGCTGACGTGCCGACCCGTTCGCCGTTCTGCATGTTCCACATCTGGCGCACGATGTAGTTCGGGTGACGGCCCGCAATGCCCGGCACGTCGCCGAGGCCCTGCAAAGTCTGACCATGGCAGATCGTGCAAGGGACCGTCTTGCCGCCGCCGGTGATCGCGAGCGCCTCGCCCTTCTTGATGCTGCCTTGCGGCACGTATGCGACGAAGCCCGAGCGCGGATCGCGGTAGACCACATCCTCTTCGTTCTCCGGCACTTCGATGATGCGGTTGCCGATCGGCTCGGTGCCGCCGGCCGGATGCAGGAGCCGCTTGTTGCCCGGTCCGACGAAGCTCTTTGGCACCATGTCGGTCTCGACCACGCGGATCCATGACCGGGGCTTGAGCGACGCGAAGTAGTCGGCCGCATCCTTGATCTCGGCGTCCGTGATGACCTTCGCCATCTGCACCATCGTGCCGCCGAACTTGCGGTCGCCGCTCTTCCAGTCGGCCATCTGGCGGGTGAAATAATTCACCGGCAGGCCGGCGACGTAAGCGGACTCGTCATGGCCCGTGCCGATCGGCAGATGACAAGCGCCGCAAGCGCGCACCTGCGTCTCCTTGTTACCGTACTGCACGATCTTCGGCATCGCCGGATACATCGACGGATACCAGTTCGGGATGTCGAAGAAATCATCGGCCTTGGCGCGGGTGATCGAGAGCGTGCTGCCTTGCGGCGCAGCCCGCAACGTCGCGCCATCGATGCGCGGCGCGGGCAGATCTTTCTCGGTGGTGGGGAAGGCCCACTCCGGCTTGTCCGCGGCCGCGGCAAGTGCAGGCGCAAGCACAACAGCGATAACGACGCCGATACGTTTCATGAGAGCTTCCCCCGCAATCATTGTTTTGTTTTCTCGAGTTCGAAATTCTCCGCCGTATACGACGGCGATGCTCACGAACTTCGTCATGTGAGCCTATACAACCCAACGACCTGGACAACACACAAAACAAAAGCGCACCATGACGCCAGAGCCCAACAGAGGCTCATTCGCTAGGGAGGAAGTCATGGGACGCTTCAAGGGGCGCAGGAGTGCGCCCTCTCTTGAATCTGTCGCCGGCAATGGTCTGATCAACCGGCGTGCTTTGCTTGGACAAGGTTTTGCAATTGCGGGAGCCGGCGCAGTCGCCGGCGCAACGGGCGCGGCCGCCGAGCCGCTCCAGGACTATCCGTGGAGTCTCGAATTCGGTCAGTCGACGCCTGCCTTGCAGTCGCCTTCGAAGTTCGAGAAGCAGGTGACGCGGACGCTGAGCAATCCGAAGGACGAGCTCCGCAACTCACACGCCCGCACGCCGCATCACCTGCTCAACGGCACGGTGACGCCGAACAGCATGCACTTCTCGATCAATCACTGCGGCATTCCCGACATCGATCCGCAGCAGCACAAGCTCGTGATCCACGGCATGGTGCGCCAGCCGCTGGAATTCACGCTGGACAAGCTGTCGCGCTATCCGCTCACCACGCGCATGGCGTTCGTCGAATGCGCGGGAAACTCCGCGCCGATGTTCTCCAACGAGCCGATGCAGATCACGGCGCAGGCGATCCACGGCCTCGTGTCGAATTCGGAATGGACCGGCGTGAGGCTCTCGACGCTGCTCGACGAGGCGGGCATCGACCCGAAAGCCAAGTGGCTGGTCGCCGAAGGCGCCGATGCGCAGATGCTCGATCGCAGCATTCCGGTGAAAAAAGCCTATGACGACGCCCTCGTCGCGATCTACCAGAACGGCGAGCGGCTGATGCCCGGTAACGGCTATCCGATGCGGCTCCTGGTCCCTGGCTATCAGGGCAACATGAACGTCAAGTTCCTGCGCCGCATCAAGGCGGTCGATCAGCCGGCGATGACGTTCTTCGAGACCAAGAACTATTCGCAGATCCTGCCTGGCGGAAAGACCTGGCGCTTCCACTTCCTGATGGAGGTGAAGAGCTTCATCACCTACCCGTCGTTCAGCCATCAGCTCAAGGAGCCGGGGATGTACACTATCTCCGGCGTCGCCTATTCGGGCGCCGGCCGCATCTCAAGGGTCATGGTGTCGGCCGACGGCGGCAAGAGTTGGGGCGAAGCCGCGCTGCAAGGCCCGACGCATCCGCAGGCCTTCACGCGCTTCGTCATGCCGTGGCGCTGGGATGGCCAGCCCGCCGTTCTGCAAAGCCGCGCCTGGGACGAGTCCGGCAACGCACAGCCGCTCCGCGCCGACTTCGTCGCGGCACGCGGCCAGACCAAGCAGCCGGTCACCAACCCGCTGATCTTCCCGAACCAGCACTACAACAGCATCACAAGCTGGGGCGTCGACAACAAAGGGGAGATCAAGCATGTCTATGCGTAAGCCGTTCGCTGCTCTTGCGCTTGTGCTCGCCTTCGGTGCGGCCCCCGCGTTTGCGCAGAACGCAGGCCTCGGCAAGCCGATCTCCGAGGCCGACATCAAGCAATGGGATATCGCCATCTTGCCGGACGGCACGGGCCTGCCGCCCGGCAGCGGCACGCCCGCGCAGGGCGCGCAGATCTATGCGCAGAAATGCGTGGCCTGCCACGCCGAGGGAGGCAAAGGCGGCGGCGCTCCGGGCGCAGGCCCATTGGTCGGCGGCGCGCCGCTGACCAACGGCATCGAGACGCAGAAGACCATCGCCAACTACTACGCCTATGCGACGACGATCTTCGACTACATCCGCCGTGGCATGCCGTACACGATGCCGCGGTCGTTGAAGGACGACGAGGTCTATGCGCTCACCGCCTACATCCTCTCGCTCAACAAGCTGATCGGCGAGAACGATGCGATGGACGCCAAGACGCTGCCGCAGGTGAAGATGCCGAACCGGGACAACTTCATCATGCCCTATCCGGATCGCATCTAGCGGTTTCGACCACGCAGAAAGCATGAAGGCCGGGCTTGCCGCCAAGCCCGGCCTTCTCTTTTTGCCCTGAGGTGAAGCGTTACGCTTCTTGCTCCTCGATGTGCCAGACATTCCGGCAGATGGCATAGACGATGATCAGCACCACGACCAGAGCACCGCGAACGCCCCAAATCTTCAAGGCTTCGGCATCGGCGCTGCCGATCAGCCTCTCGCTGATCCGATCAACGATGATCCAGATCACCAGCGCAACGCCGGCCAGGATCTCGTCGAGCTTCAGCTTCCGGTGCCGGCTGACGATCAGATAGCCGAGCGCCATCACGATCAGTCCGCCGACCGGGCCGCCCCAGACGTGAAGCTGGTGCAGCACCGACTCGCTGAACCACCCCACCAGCGCCGGATCGGACACCATGACGTCACCCGCGACCCAGCCGAGCAGCGCGCCGCCGCCCCACACCAGCACGCGGAAGCGCTCGAGCAGCGCCATCAGGATAGCGCTGCCGGCGACGATCAGCGGCACCGAGGTGGCGAGGCCGAAGATGATCAGCGTTGTCTTGATGCTGCCCGCATGGATCGCATCGACTTGTGCCGCGGCGATCTCGGCCGTGGCCGCGATGGCGATCACGTTGTCGAGGCTCATGACGATGTCGGCGATGGCGACGATGCGCACCGCGCGCCATAGCGTTTGTGCGCCTTCCACGCCGTCGTCGTCGCCGTCGGCGTCCTCAGTGACGAGCTTGGTCGCCACGTAGAACAGCAGCGCGCCGCCCACCAGCTTGAGGAACGGGTAGGCCATCGCCTGCGCAATGACCAGCGTGAAGATAACACGCAGCAGCACCGCGACGCCGGCGCCGAGCACCATGCCCCAAAGCCGCTGCTTCGGAGGCAGCGTGAGACACGCCATCGCGATGACGACCGCATTGTCGCCCGACAGAATGACGTTGACGAAGATGATCTTGAGCGCCGCGAGCCAGAATGGCGCGTGCGTAAAGTCCTGCCAAAGAAAGTCCACCGCCCTACCCCTTAGTCTCTTTGGTGCGCCGGCTTAAGACTGCCAAGCCGGCGCCACTCCCCTTTGATACCCGCGGTTTTGCCCGCGAGGCAATCTATCGGCCACAAAGGACTGTTGGCCAGCGGCTCAAGGCCGCAGCGAACAGTCCGTGATCAGCCGACGATCTCGTTGCCGGCGAAGAACTGCGCGATTTCCTGCTTGGCGGTGTCCGCCGCGTCGGAACCATGTACCGAGTTCTCGCCGATCGAACGGGCATGAACCTTGCGGATGGTGTTCGGCGCAGCCTTGGCCGGATCGGTCGCACCCATGACGTCGCGGTACTTGGCGATGGCGCCCTCGCCTTCGAGCACCTGCACGACCACCGGACCGGAGATCATGAAATCGACGAGTTCGCCGAAGAACGGCCGCGCCTTGTGCACGGCATAGAACGTCTCGGCCTGCTCGCGTGTGATGCGAACGCGCTTCTGGGCCACGATCCGCAGGCCAGCCTGCTCGATCATGGCGTTGACGGCGCCCGTGAGATTGCGGGCGGTTGCATCCGGCTTGATGATCGAAAAGGTACGCTCGATCGCCATCGTTTTCAGGTCCCTTCAGGTCAATGCAAAAGCGCACGCGGAACCGGTGCGCGGGGTCGGCGGCTTATAGCCGCCGCGCGGCGAGGCAGCAAGGTTCGCGGTACTGGAACACGGCGGCATCATGGTGCGGTCCCGTTCGCAATCGCACCGAATTCGTCAACGATACCAAGCCTGAACGCCGGTTCAGACGCGAACAATCGTCTGGCTGCCGTGAACCTCTCGCCGTCCCGCCACGACCGATAGCCACGGGATGTGACCAAGCATCACGCAACCAAACAAGGAGAGACCACCATGATCCGTAAGTTCGTTCTGGCCACCGCCGCGGTTGCGGCTCTCGGCGTCGCCTCGCTCAGCGCTTCCACGCCGGCCGCGGCCTGGGGCTGGGGTTACCATCATCACCATCACGGCTACTGGGGTGGCGGCTACGGCTTCTATCGCGCCGGCTACGACTCCTGCTGGCGCAACGTGTGGCGCGTCAATCGCTTCGGCGAGACCGTGCTGCGCCGCGTCTACGTCTGCTACTAACAGCAGAAGACCGGTTGAAACCGGCGACGGCCCCGGTCTCGCATGCGAGGCCGGGGCTTGTCGCTGCAGTCAGATCAACGCGATCAGCCGTAGTAGCGCGCCGGTCGCGTCCTTCACCTTGCGCAGCGCGGCCCGCTCGGCCATAGAGCGCGCCATGCTGATCATCAACGACCTTTCGGTGCGGGTTGCCGGACGTCTGCTCATCGAGGAGGCAGCGGTCAGGATTCCGGAAGGCGCCCGCATCGGCTTCGTCGGCAGGAACGGCAGCGGCAAGAGCACGCTCTTCAACGTCATCACCCACGATGTTGCGGCCGAGCATGGCGAGATCGAAATCCCACCTCGCTGGCGGCTCGGCCGCCTCGCGCAGGAAGCGCCGAACGGCCCGGAAAGCCTGATCGACGTGGTGCTTGCAGCCGACACCGAGCGCAGCGCGCTGATGCAACGCGCCGAGACCGAGCAGGATCCGCACGAGCTGGCCGATATCCACACGCGGCTCGCCGACATGAACGCTTATGCGGCGCCGGCGCGCGCCGCCGCGATCCTGTCGGGCCTCGGTTTCTCCGCGGCTGACCAGCAGCGTCCCTGCTCGGAATTCTCCGGCGGCTGGCGCATGCGGGTCGCGCTCGCGGCGACGCTGTTCACCGAGCCAGATCTGCTCCTGCTCGACGAGCCGACCAATTATCTCGACCTCGAAGGCACGCTCTGGCTTCAGGACCATCTGGCGCGCTATCCGCGCACCATGATCGTCATCAGCCATGACCGCGACATGCTCGACACTTCGGTGAATCAAATTCTCTCGCTGGAGAACCGCAAACTCACGCTTTACCGCGGCGGCTATTCGGACTTCGAGCGGCTGCGCGCCGAACGGCTGATGCTCGATCAGAAGATGGCCAAGAAGCAGGAGGCGCAGCGAAAGCACGTCCAGGCTTTCATCGACCGCTTCAAGGCCAAGGCGACCAAGGCCCGCCAGGCGCAGTCGCGCGTCAAGATGCTGGAGAAGATGGGGCCAGTCATGGCCGTCGTCACCAGCGAGGTGCTGCCGATCAGGATTCCAGCGCCGGACCGATTGCTGTCGCCGCCGATCATTGCAATCGACGACGTCAAGGTCGGCTACACGCCCGGCAAGCCGGTGCTGCGCGATATTGCGCTACGCATCGACAACGACGACCGCATCGCGCTGTTGGGCTCCAACGGTAACGGCAAGTCGACGCTGATAAAGCTGATTGCCGGACGGCTTGAGCCCTTTGAAGGCAGCGTCACCCGCGCGTCGCGGCTGAAGATCGCCTACTTCGCGCAGCATCAGCTCGACGAACTGGAGTCCGACGCGACGGTCTACGATCACGTCCGGAAGCTTCTGCCGGATGCGCCCGAGACCAAGGTGCGTGCGGTCGCGGGCTCGTTCGGCTTTTCGGCCGAAAACGCCGACAAGAAGATCGAAAAGCTGTCCGGCGGCGAGAAGGCGCGACTGACGATGGGGCTCGCGACGTTCGATGCCCCTCACCTGCTGATCCTCGACGAGCCGACCAACCATCTCGACATCGACAGCCGCGCCGCGCTCATCGAGGCGATCAACGATTTTCCGGGCGCGACCATCCTGGTGTCGCACGACCGCCATCTGCTCGATGCCTGCGCCGACCGGCTGTTGCTGATCGCCAACGGCAAGGTCACGCCGTTCGACGGCGATCTCGACGACTACCGGCGGCAGGTCCTGTCCGACCGCGACGAAAGCCGCGATGAACGCCCGCGCAAGCCCGTGTCCAAGGAGCCGAAAGCCGGCGTCCCGCGCATCAACAAGAAGCCGCTGCGCGATCGTGTCACGCGTGCCGAGGCCGAGATCGCGCGATTGACGAAAGAGATCGAGAAGCTCGACTCGGCGCTCGCTGATGGCGCGCTGTTCACCCGCGATCCGGTCAAGGCCGCGGCGACCGCAAAGTCGCGCGCCACCTGCGCGGACGCGCTCGCCAAGGCCGAAGAGGACTGGCTCGAAGCCGGCGCGGCGCTGGAGGCCGCGGCGGAATAGCGCTTATTGAACCTGCACAGTCGCCTGTTGCGGCTTCGGCTTCGGCTTAGGCTTGGCCGCGGGCTTCTTGGATTTCTTGGCGACCTTCGGCTCGGGCGGCAGCTCGGCCCCACGCTCCATCGACTTCAGGCGGCCGTCGACGAAGCTGTAGATGCCCGGCCGCGGACCAGCATTGTAGGTCAGCGTCGCGGTGCGCTCTCTGCGGTCGTTGGCTCCAAGGTCGACGCGCGCCGGAATGCCCGCGCGCTTCACCACGTCGCACTCGCTCATGTCCAAAGCCACGGCGGAAGGAAGCAGGGCTATTCCCCCGTCTGTCACCGGCTCCGGCGCCGGAGCGCCAACTTGATCGGCAGCGGCCGGAGCCGGCGCGGGCGCCGCATACGCATTGGCGCAACGGCCGCTCGCATCCACCAGGTCCTCGGGTGGAACCGGCGGCAGAACTTTTTCTTTGACGTTGGTCACCGACAGCGGCCGGAAGATCGAGTCCGACGTCGGGGCGCGGAACGAATCCCAGTCTGGCGCCGCACAGGCGCCGAGTGAAAGCATCGCCGGCAGGGCCAGCACTCCCAAAGACAGGCGTCTTGCGGCCAGTTTCAAAATCGAAGTCCCTGCATTCGTTCCCCCCGGAACGACCTCAACATCAACTTTGCGTCACCTTCGCGGCGACGGCAACCTTTCTCAACCGGCGCCACAGCGGTTAACGCCCTCAGGCTTTCTTGACCCACCGCCCCTGCTCGTCCGGCTGCCAATAGGCGACCTCGAATCCCTGCGCCTTGGCTGCGGTCCAATGGGAACGGGCGGCCGCCACCGCATCCTCGTCCTCGCCGTCGAACATCAGCACGATGCGGTTGTAAGCCGCAGCATCCGGCGGCATCGGCACATTGTCGATCAGGAACCGCACGGTGGCGCCGTTCGGATTGTGCTCGGCGGTGGTGAGCAGGATCGGATGCAGCGGCGCGTCATTGTCGCGCGCGGTGCCATGCGGCAGGAAGTTCGCATCGTTGTAAGTCCAAAGATGCGTATCGAGCGCTTCGACCCGCTCGTCGGAGGCCGCCTGCACCACCACGCGCCAACCGCGCTCGTAGGATTTCTCCAAAAGTTCCGGAAGCGCTTTCTCAAGCGGTTTGCGGATCAGATGGTAGAAGACGACTTCGGTCATTGCTCGTTTCGGAGTTGCCTCACCGCTCGTAGTGATCTTCCACGAGCTGATTGAGCAGCCGTACGCCCCAGCCCGAGCTCCAGCTCTTGTTGATATCGGTCTGCGGCGAGCCGAGCGCAGTGCCCGCGATGTCGAGATGCACCCACGGCGTCTTGTCGACGAAACGCGCGAGCAGTTGCGCTGCCGTGATCGAGCCGCCCCAGCGGCCGCCGGTGTTCTTCATATCGGCGAATTTGGAATCGATCTGCTTGTCGTATTCCGGCCCGAGCGGCATGCGCCACACCCGTTCCATGGTGTCCTGCCCCGCCCGCGTCAGCCGGTCGCAGAGCCGGTCGTCGTTGCCGAACATGCCGGCATATTCCTGACCGAGCGCCACGATGATCGCACCCGTGAGCGTGGCGAGATCGATCATGAACTTCGGCTTGTCCCTGGTGTTCACGTAATGCAGCACGTCAGCCAGCACGAGACGGCCTTCGGCATCGGTGTTGATGATCTCGATGGTCTGGCCGTTCATGGTCTTGACGATGTCGCCCGGCCGCTGCGCGTTGCCGTCCGGCATGTTCTCGACGCAACCGATGGCACCGACGGCGTTGACCTTGGCTTTCCTCGCCGCAAGCGCATGCATCAGGCCGACCACGCAGGCCGCGCCCGCCATGTCACCCTTCATGTCCTCCATGCCCGACGCGGGCTTGATCGAAATGCCGCCGGTGTCGAAGCACACGCCCTTGCCGATGAAGGCCACCGGCGCATCTTTCTTCTTGCCGCCGTTCCAACGCATGATCACGACACGGCTGTCCTTGCGCGAGCCCTGTCCCACGCCCAGCAACGCGTTCATGCCGAGCTTCTTCATCGCCGGCACGTCCAGCACCTCGACGGTGACGCCGAGCTTTCTCAGAGCGCCGCAGCGCTTGGCGAACTCGTCGGGGTAAAGCACGTTGGCCGGCTCGTTGATCAGGTCGCGCGCCATGATGACGCCGTCGGCGACCGGCTCGCGCGACTGCTCCCATGCCTTTTTGGCCTGCGACGCATTGGCCACCGCGATGGTGATCGCGGGCTTCTCCGGGGCCTCCTCGCCCTCCTTGCGCTTGGTCTTGTAGCGGTCGAACACGTAGGCGCGGAGCTGGGTGCCAAGCGCGAGCTCGGCGGCCTGGTCGGGCTTGAGCGAGCCCCCGGCAAACTCGGCAAAGATTGTGGCGGCCGCGGCGCGCGATGGGACCTTGCCCATCGCGATACCGCCAAGCTTGACGTAGTCCTGGGACTTGAGCTTGCCGCCCTTGCCGGCGCCGATCACGACGAGACGGGCGACCTTCAGGCCCGTCGGCGCCGCAATGTCCAGGATGCTGCCGCTCTTGCCCGTGAACTTCTCGCCCTCGGCTGCCCGCTTGATCTGGGCGTCGGCCGGCGCCAGCGCCTTGCGGGTGGCGGAACCGAATTTCAGCCCTTCTTCGCAGAACACAATGAGAACACCAGCGTCCGGCGTCGCGAACGGGGCGAAGGCAAGCTTACGGTCATCGGCCATCGGGGGTCCTTTCCGGCTCAAATCGCAGGCTGGACGTTATGGCCCGGCTTGAGCCAACTGCAAAGCCACGGTTCCCAGCCTTCTGTCAAAAGCGCCCTTTCACCCATTGCGCAGATGCGGAATCGGACGCAAAAAGGAGGCCCGGCGGCGTGCATGGCATTAACCATTTGTTGTGCGCGTTCAACGGGTTTGCCTTTCAGAAGCCACGTTGTGGGCGGATCAAGGCAGAGGAAATTTTGGTAAAACCTGGGGCAAGTGCGGTCCGCCTTATGCGAGGGGTCGCCGGAGGGGGTCCGGCGCGCGAGGTGGTTCGGCCGGAGGGGACGACACAGGCGGATGGGGTCGATCGGCCGCTACATCTTTCGCACCACGTTTGGCGCCTTCCTGATGGTCCTGGTGGGTCTCACCGCGGCCATCTGGATGACCCAGGCGTTGCGCGACGTCGACCTCATGACCAACCAGGGTCAGACGGTGCTGGTGTTCATCGGCATCACAAGCCTCATCATTCCGAACCTCGTGATGGTCATCGCGCCCGTGGCATTGGTGGTCGCGGTAGCCCAGAACCTGCACAAGCTCGCCACCGATTCCGAAATCATCGTGATGAACGGCGCCGGCATGCGGCCGTGGGCCCTGCTCAAGCCGTTCATCGGCTGCACCATCGTCGCGTCCATCCTGCTCGCCTCGATCAGCGCCTATGTCGCGCCCGAGTGCCTGCGCACGCTCCGCCGCTGGCTGACCGAAGTCCGCACCGACCTCGTCAGCAATATCGTGCAGCCCGGCCGCTTCATGGCGATCGAGAACGGACTTGCCTTCAACATTCGAGAGCGCAAGCCCAATGGCCTACTCGTCGGTATCCTGATGGATGATCGCAGGGATCCGGCGCAGCGCGTCACAATTCTTGCCGAGCGCGGCGAGATTTTAAAGAACGATAAGGGCAGTTTCATTATTCTCGAAAACGGCAGCATCCAGCGCCACGAGTTGAAGCAGCGTGATCCCAATATCGTCTTGTTCGATCGTTACGCGTTCGATCTTTCGCAGTTCTCAGGCGGCCCGCAGGTCATCAAGTATTCGGTGCGCGAGCGCTATCTTTGGCAGCTCTGGAATCCCGACCCCAACGACCCGCTCTACAAGGAACAGCCCGGGCAATTCCGCGCCGAATTGCATGACCGGCTGCTCGCTCCAATCTACCCGCTGGCCTTCGTGCTGATCGCCTTTGCCCATCTTGGCGCGCCGCGCACCACGCGGCAGAGCGCGGTGTGGTCGATGACCGCCGTGATCCTCGGGGTCTCAGGTCTGCGGCTGATCGGCTTTACCAGCACGGTGTTCACGCTGAAGTATCCGGCGGCCGCGCTGGTTCAATATGCGGCGGTCATCGGCACCATCTTGACCAGCCTGTACTACATCTCGCGCGGGCTGATCATCGAGCCGCCGGTTTTCCTCACCACGGCTGTCGCCCGCATCAACGATTGGGTGGCCAAGCGCGTCGGCACCGTTGCGGGGGCCGCGCAATGACAATAACCGGGACGCTCGCCCGCTATTTCGGCATGCGCTTCCTCATCACGCTGGTGGCGGTGCTGCTCGGCATCTTCAGCCTGGTGATCCTGCTCGACTACGTCGAGACGATGCGCCGTTTCTCGGACGCGCCGAATGTCTCCGCGCTCATTGTGGCCAAGACCTCGCTGTTCCGCGTGCCGCAGATCACGGAGCGCATCCTGCCGTTCTGCGTGCTGATCGGGGCGATGTCCTGCTATCTCAGCCTGTCTCGAAAGCTCGAACTCGTCGTGTCGCGCGCCGCCGGCATGTCAGCCTGGCAATTCATCGCGCCGGCGGTGATCGTGGCGCTCGGCGTCGGCGTGATCGCCACCACGATCTACAATCCGATCGCCGCTGTCCTTCAGGAGAAGGCCAAGCGGCTCGAGGCCGATCTCACCGGCAACAACGAGGCCGGCCTGCAAGCCACCGTCAACGGCTTCTGGGTCAGCCAGCGCAGCGACAAGGGCCAGTCGATCCTCAACGCGCCGACGAGCCGCGATCAGGGCGCTGTCCTCAACAACGTCACCGCTTTCGTGTTCGATCACGACAACAGATTCCTGGAGCGGGTCGCGGCCGCCTCGGCGACGCTGCGGTCCGGCCACTGGCAGCTCGACGACGCGCTGGTCTACGCGCCGGGCGAGCCGCCGCGCGAAGTGGCACAGTACGATCTCGCCACCAACCTCACCCCCGAGCAGGTGCGCGAGACGTTCTCGACGCCCGAGACCGTGCCGTTCTGGCAGCTTCGCTACTTCATCGACATGGCCGAGCGCGCCGGGCTCACCGCGACCGGCTACCGCCTGCAGTATCAGAAGCTGCTGGCCCGTCCCTTCCAGCTCGCCGCCATGGTCATGCTGGCGGCCGCTTTCAGCCTGCGCTTCGTCCGCTTCGGCGGCGTCCAGAAGATGGTGCTTGGCGGCGTCGCCTGCGGATTTGCGCTCTATGTCATGTCGAAACTGACTGACGATCTCAGCACCGCGGAGCTCATTCCGCCGGTGGTGGCGGCATGGCTGCCGGCTGCGATCGGCGCGATGACCGGTTTTGTCGTGTTGCTGTACCAGGAGGACGGCTGATGGCTGGCCAGGCCAGCGCTCGTTCGTCCTCCTTCCTGTGTGTGTGGCGTCGGCGCGTAACCAAAACCGTTCTGATCCTGCTGAGTGCGGCGACTTTTGTCGCCGGCGTGAGCTTTGTCGCGACGCCTGCGAACGCTCAAATCGTGGTCTTCCCGACCCGACCGAAGCCGATCAAGCCGGCGCAGCAGAAACGGCCGAACGGCGAGAAGGCGCCGATGCTGCTGCAGGCGACCGAGGTGCAGTACGACTACACCAATAAGCGCGTCTCGGCCGTCAACAACGTGCAGATCTATCACGAGGGTTCCACCCTCGAAGCCGACAAGGTGATCTACGACGAGAACACCAAGCGGCTGCGCGCCGAAGGCAACGTGCGCATGACCGAGCCCGACGGCCGCATCACCTATGCGGACGTGATGGATCTGAGCGACGACTTCCGCGACGGCTTCGTCGACTCGCTGCGCCTCGACACGGCTGACGCGACCCGCATGGCCGCGGCGCGCGCCGACCGCTCCTCAGGCACGTTCACGGTCTTCCACTCCGGCGTCTACACGGCGTGCGAACCCTGCAAGGACGATCCGAAGAAGCCGCCGACCTGGCAGGTCAAGGCGGCGCGGATGATCCACGACGGCACCGAGAAGATGATCTATTTCGAGGACGCACGCCTCGAATTCTTCGGTCATCCGGTCGCCTATATGCCGTACTTCTCGGCGCCCGACCCGACCGTGAAGCGCAAGTCCGGCTTCCTGATGCCGACGCCGAGCTACAGCTCGATCTACGGGTTCGGCATGGAGGTGCCGTACTACTGGGCGCTCGCCCCTGATTACGACGTCACGTTCTCGCCGCGGGTGATGAGCAAGCAGGGCGTGCTGTTGCGCGGCGAATTCCGGCAGCGGCTGGTCGACGGCGCCTACTCGATCCGGGCTTCAGGCATTTATCAGCTCGACCGCGACGTATTCCTGCGCGACGCCGGCGCGCCGACGCCGGGCTACAAGGGCTTCCGCGGCTCGATCGAAACCACCGGCCAGTTCGCCCTCACCGACCGCTGGACCTGGGGTTGGGACGGCATCCTGTCGACCGATCCGACCTATTTCCAGGACTACCACCTGTCGACCTATCAGCGCGGCACCAATCTCCTGGCGAACGGGCTCACGGAGGGCGTGTCGCAGCTCTACCTCACCGGCCGCGGCGACCGCAGCTACTTCGACATCCGCGCGATGTACTTCATGGGCTTCTCGGAAGCCGACCACCAGTCGCAGATTCCGTACATCCATCCGGTGATGGACTACAGCTACATCTTCAACAACCCGGTGTTCGGCGGCGAGCTCGGCTATCGCGCCAACTTC
The Rhodoplanes sp. Z2-YC6860 genome window above contains:
- the lptG gene encoding LPS export ABC transporter permease LptG: MTITGTLARYFGMRFLITLVAVLLGIFSLVILLDYVETMRRFSDAPNVSALIVAKTSLFRVPQITERILPFCVLIGAMSCYLSLSRKLELVVSRAAGMSAWQFIAPAVIVALGVGVIATTIYNPIAAVLQEKAKRLEADLTGNNEAGLQATVNGFWVSQRSDKGQSILNAPTSRDQGAVLNNVTAFVFDHDNRFLERVAAASATLRSGHWQLDDALVYAPGEPPREVAQYDLATNLTPEQVRETFSTPETVPFWQLRYFIDMAERAGLTATGYRLQYQKLLARPFQLAAMVMLAAAFSLRFVRFGGVQKMVLGGVACGFALYVMSKLTDDLSTAELIPPVVAAWLPAAIGAMTGFVVLLYQEDG
- a CDS encoding LPS-assembly protein LptD; the protein is MAGQASARSSSFLCVWRRRVTKTVLILLSAATFVAGVSFVATPANAQIVVFPTRPKPIKPAQQKRPNGEKAPMLLQATEVQYDYTNKRVSAVNNVQIYHEGSTLEADKVIYDENTKRLRAEGNVRMTEPDGRITYADVMDLSDDFRDGFVDSLRLDTADATRMAAARADRSSGTFTVFHSGVYTACEPCKDDPKKPPTWQVKAARMIHDGTEKMIYFEDARLEFFGHPVAYMPYFSAPDPTVKRKSGFLMPTPSYSSIYGFGMEVPYYWALAPDYDVTFSPRVMSKQGVLLRGEFRQRLVDGAYSIRASGIYQLDRDVFLRDAGAPTPGYKGFRGSIETTGQFALTDRWTWGWDGILSTDPTYFQDYHLSTYQRGTNLLANGLTEGVSQLYLTGRGDRSYFDIRAMYFMGFSEADHQSQIPYIHPVMDYSYIFNNPVFGGELGYRANFTSLTRQSAAFDPISSVAFGTNQCAMISADPRQKTPSSCLLRGFPGTYTRASADVTWKRSITDQFGQVWTPFATLRADAGYASVDNQPGVSNFMNTGDNSQLRVMPTVGVEYRYPFINVQSWGTQTIEPMAQLIARPNETGIGRLPNEDSQSLIFDDTNLFRVDKFAGWDRAEGGGRANVGVQYTAQFNRGGFVNALFGQSYQLFGTNSFAVGDSANTGLNSGLDTDRSDYVARLMYQPDRVWSFTTRFRFDQSTFDVQRFETEARATFDRWSVSVLYGDYAPQPLLGFLDRRQGILTSGSIKLTQNWVANASVRYDLAAEKISGTTFGIGYIDDCLIVALNYMRNYTYSGVATRDDRIMLQMTLRTLGGVSVGQTVSSGQL